From a region of the Triticum aestivum cultivar Chinese Spring chromosome 7D, IWGSC CS RefSeq v2.1, whole genome shotgun sequence genome:
- the LOC123166080 gene encoding dual specificity protein kinase zak2 isoform X2, with the protein MKQKIVVKVELKDNKQKSKALTAVAVLPGVESISLEIDGNIMVIGDGVDPVHAVGKLRRLFGHAFLVSVEEIIKKKDDSGQEEDESGATPPCEFTFGLLNRITNSFSGERIIGRGRRGVVYKGVQDNGEYIAVKKLNLMPGLDDEEFKNEFNNLMRVQHQNTIRVKERSLCSEYLEGGSLDKHLSNEPCALVWHTCYEIIKGLCEGLHYLHKGFEYPIYHLELKPTKVLLDKDMMPKIGGFGFSRLFDSIEASNTPEVTATRVYMPPEYISKRLITPKFDVFSLGIIILQIMAGKESYTKCIDTSPEVFIESVYEFWVNRMQGTISKHTSREVRTCIEIALKCVEFSREKRPTIKEIIQKLNKIDIVECSSIHQLYRAKEFSFEFLENITDKFSKQNIVGRGGYGIIYKGVLKDGEEVAVKKLHQMLWIDDEQFKNELNNLMRVQHKNIVRLVGYCHHASHIFVEYEGKHVSASVVERAICLEYVQGGNLDNQLSAESCRLDWDKCYKIIKGICEGLHYLHNADTPIYHLDLKPENILLDKDMVAKIGDFGLSRLFDSPQTYMTQSQDIKGTRGYMPPEYINRQAISPKFDVFSLGVIIIQIMAGKEGYFSCPYTPPKEFITTVRENWRTKVEATVSPHASEQVRTCIEIALKCVEDDRTRRPTIAHIVNELSNIGVAKGSPIRQWADKLTALKTLLLSTHFKHWLFLFVAAISMFFAWAKFCPDSWWQGITRRT; encoded by the exons ATGAAG CAAAAGATTGTGGTGAAGGTCGAGCTCAAGGACAACAAACAGAAGTCGAAAGCGTTGACAGCAGTCGCCGTTCTCCCTG GCGTCGAGTCGATTTCTTTGGAAATTGATGGGAATATCATGGTCATTGGGGACGGCGTTGACCCCGTCCACGCCGTGGGAAAGCTGCGAAGGTTGTTTGGGCATGCTTTTCTCGTCTCCGTCGAGGAGATCATCAAGAAGAAAGACGACAGCGGCCAGGAGGAGGACGAAAGCGGTGCGACTCCTCCGTGCGAGTTTACATTCGGGCTCTTGAACCGTATCACAAATAGTTTCTCAGGGGAGCGCATAATTGGTCGTGGTCGGCGTGGAGTAGTTTACAAG GGGGTACAGGACAATGGGGAATATATTGCTGTGAAGAAGCTTAATCTCATGCCAGGGCTTGACGACGAGGAATTCAAAAATGAGTTTAATAATCTTATGAGGGTCCAACATCAAAATACCATACG AGTGAAAGAAAGATCTCTATGTTCCGAATACTTGGAGGGAGGAAGCCTTGACAAGCATCTTTCTA ATGAACCATGTGCTCTTGTCTGGCACACATGTTACGAAATAATTAAGGGACTGTGTGAGGGCTTACATTACCTTCACAAAGGATTCGAATATCCTATTTACCATCTGGAACTGAAACCTACAAAAGTTTTGCTGGATAAGGACATGATGCCCAAAATTGGAGGTTTTGGTTTCTCTAGGCTCTTTGATTCAATAGAAGCCTCCAACACGCCAGAAGTTACAGCAACAAG AGTATACATGCCGCCAGAATACATCAGTAAACGGCTAATCACACCAAAGTTTGATGTATTCAGTCTGGGCATTATAATCTTGCAAATCATGGCAGGAAAGGAGAGCTACACCAAGTGTATAGATACTTCCCCCGAAGTATTTATTGAGAGT GTATATGAATTCTGGGTAAACAGGATGCAGGGCACAATATCAAAGCATACTTCGCGTGAAGTTAGAACATGCATCGAAATAGCTCTAAAATGTGTGGAGTTCAGTCGAGAAAAGAGGCCTACTATAAAGGAGATCATACAGAAACTGAATAAGATTGATATTGTTGAGTGCTCATCTATACATCAGCTATATAGAGCAAAAGAGTTTTCATTTGAGTTCTTAGAAAATATTACTGATAAATTTTCTAAGCAAAACATAGTTGGCCGTGGTGGATATGGAATTATTTACAAG GGGGTGCTGAAGGATGGAGAAGAGGTTGCTGTTAAGAAACTTCATCAAATGTTGTGGATTGATGATGAACAATTCAAAAACGAGCTTAATAATCTAATGAGGGTCCAACACAAAAATATCGTACGGTTAGTTGGCTACTGCCACCATGCATCACATATATTTGTTGAGTACGAGGGAAAACATGTTTCTGCTAGCGTGGTAGAAAGAGCAATTTGTTTGGAATATGTGCAGGGTGGAAACCTTGACAATCAACTTTCTG CTGAATCTTGCAGACTTGATTGGGACAAATGTTACAAAATAATAAAAGGAATATGTGAGGGTTTACATTACCTTCATAATGCTGATACTCCCATTTACCATCTGGACTTGAAGCCAGAAAATATTTTGTTAGATAAGGATATGGTAGCAAAAATTGGTGATTTCGGTTTGTCAAGACTTTTTGATTCACCACAAACCTATATGACACAATCCCAAGATATTAAAGGAACACG TGGATACATGCCACCAGAATACATCAACCGACAGGCAATCAGTCCCAAGTTTGACGTATTTAGTCTCGGGGTCATAATCATACAAATAATGGCAGGAAAGGAGGGCTACTTCAGTTGTCCATACACCCCTCCGAAAGAATTTATTACAACT GTACGTGAAAACTGGCGAACAAAGGTGGAGGCAACAGTGTCGCCCCATGCATCTGAACAAGTGAGGACATGCATCGAAATAGCGTTGAAATGTGTGGAGGATGACCGAACGCGAAGGCCTACAATAGCCCACATTGTTAATGAACTAAGTAACATTGGTGTTGCTAAAGGATCACCCATTCGCCAG TGGGCGGACAAGCTGACTGCGTTAAAGACCTTGTTATTATCCACTCACTTCAAACATTGGCTGTTCCTCTTTGTCGCAGCGATTTCCATGTTTTTCGCATGGGCTAAATTCTGTCCAG ATTCATGGTGGCAAGGCATTACAAGGAGAACGTAA
- the LOC123166080 gene encoding dual specificity protein kinase zak2 isoform X1 encodes MKQKIVVKVELKDNKQKSKALTAVAVLPGVESISLEIDGNIMVIGDGVDPVHAVGKLRRLFGHAFLVSVEEIIKKKDDSGQEEDESGATPPCEFTFGLLNRITNSFSGERIIGRGRRGVVYKGVQDNGEYIAVKKLNLMPGLDDEEFKNEFNNLMRVQHQNTIRLVGYSHHTTQVLADHNGKYVSARVKERSLCSEYLEGGSLDKHLSNEPCALVWHTCYEIIKGLCEGLHYLHKGFEYPIYHLELKPTKVLLDKDMMPKIGGFGFSRLFDSIEASNTPEVTATRVYMPPEYISKRLITPKFDVFSLGIIILQIMAGKESYTKCIDTSPEVFIESVYEFWVNRMQGTISKHTSREVRTCIEIALKCVEFSREKRPTIKEIIQKLNKIDIVECSSIHQLYRAKEFSFEFLENITDKFSKQNIVGRGGYGIIYKGVLKDGEEVAVKKLHQMLWIDDEQFKNELNNLMRVQHKNIVRLVGYCHHASHIFVEYEGKHVSASVVERAICLEYVQGGNLDNQLSAESCRLDWDKCYKIIKGICEGLHYLHNADTPIYHLDLKPENILLDKDMVAKIGDFGLSRLFDSPQTYMTQSQDIKGTRGYMPPEYINRQAISPKFDVFSLGVIIIQIMAGKEGYFSCPYTPPKEFITTVRENWRTKVEATVSPHASEQVRTCIEIALKCVEDDRTRRPTIAHIVNELSNIGVAKGSPIRQWADKLTALKTLLLSTHFKHWLFLFVAAISMFFAWAKFCPDSWWQGITRRT; translated from the exons ATGAAG CAAAAGATTGTGGTGAAGGTCGAGCTCAAGGACAACAAACAGAAGTCGAAAGCGTTGACAGCAGTCGCCGTTCTCCCTG GCGTCGAGTCGATTTCTTTGGAAATTGATGGGAATATCATGGTCATTGGGGACGGCGTTGACCCCGTCCACGCCGTGGGAAAGCTGCGAAGGTTGTTTGGGCATGCTTTTCTCGTCTCCGTCGAGGAGATCATCAAGAAGAAAGACGACAGCGGCCAGGAGGAGGACGAAAGCGGTGCGACTCCTCCGTGCGAGTTTACATTCGGGCTCTTGAACCGTATCACAAATAGTTTCTCAGGGGAGCGCATAATTGGTCGTGGTCGGCGTGGAGTAGTTTACAAG GGGGTACAGGACAATGGGGAATATATTGCTGTGAAGAAGCTTAATCTCATGCCAGGGCTTGACGACGAGGAATTCAAAAATGAGTTTAATAATCTTATGAGGGTCCAACATCAAAATACCATACGGTTAGTTGGTTACAGCCATCATACAACGCAAGTGCTTGCTGACCACAATGGAAAATATGTTTCTGCTAGAGTGAAAGAAAGATCTCTATGTTCCGAATACTTGGAGGGAGGAAGCCTTGACAAGCATCTTTCTA ATGAACCATGTGCTCTTGTCTGGCACACATGTTACGAAATAATTAAGGGACTGTGTGAGGGCTTACATTACCTTCACAAAGGATTCGAATATCCTATTTACCATCTGGAACTGAAACCTACAAAAGTTTTGCTGGATAAGGACATGATGCCCAAAATTGGAGGTTTTGGTTTCTCTAGGCTCTTTGATTCAATAGAAGCCTCCAACACGCCAGAAGTTACAGCAACAAG AGTATACATGCCGCCAGAATACATCAGTAAACGGCTAATCACACCAAAGTTTGATGTATTCAGTCTGGGCATTATAATCTTGCAAATCATGGCAGGAAAGGAGAGCTACACCAAGTGTATAGATACTTCCCCCGAAGTATTTATTGAGAGT GTATATGAATTCTGGGTAAACAGGATGCAGGGCACAATATCAAAGCATACTTCGCGTGAAGTTAGAACATGCATCGAAATAGCTCTAAAATGTGTGGAGTTCAGTCGAGAAAAGAGGCCTACTATAAAGGAGATCATACAGAAACTGAATAAGATTGATATTGTTGAGTGCTCATCTATACATCAGCTATATAGAGCAAAAGAGTTTTCATTTGAGTTCTTAGAAAATATTACTGATAAATTTTCTAAGCAAAACATAGTTGGCCGTGGTGGATATGGAATTATTTACAAG GGGGTGCTGAAGGATGGAGAAGAGGTTGCTGTTAAGAAACTTCATCAAATGTTGTGGATTGATGATGAACAATTCAAAAACGAGCTTAATAATCTAATGAGGGTCCAACACAAAAATATCGTACGGTTAGTTGGCTACTGCCACCATGCATCACATATATTTGTTGAGTACGAGGGAAAACATGTTTCTGCTAGCGTGGTAGAAAGAGCAATTTGTTTGGAATATGTGCAGGGTGGAAACCTTGACAATCAACTTTCTG CTGAATCTTGCAGACTTGATTGGGACAAATGTTACAAAATAATAAAAGGAATATGTGAGGGTTTACATTACCTTCATAATGCTGATACTCCCATTTACCATCTGGACTTGAAGCCAGAAAATATTTTGTTAGATAAGGATATGGTAGCAAAAATTGGTGATTTCGGTTTGTCAAGACTTTTTGATTCACCACAAACCTATATGACACAATCCCAAGATATTAAAGGAACACG TGGATACATGCCACCAGAATACATCAACCGACAGGCAATCAGTCCCAAGTTTGACGTATTTAGTCTCGGGGTCATAATCATACAAATAATGGCAGGAAAGGAGGGCTACTTCAGTTGTCCATACACCCCTCCGAAAGAATTTATTACAACT GTACGTGAAAACTGGCGAACAAAGGTGGAGGCAACAGTGTCGCCCCATGCATCTGAACAAGTGAGGACATGCATCGAAATAGCGTTGAAATGTGTGGAGGATGACCGAACGCGAAGGCCTACAATAGCCCACATTGTTAATGAACTAAGTAACATTGGTGTTGCTAAAGGATCACCCATTCGCCAG TGGGCGGACAAGCTGACTGCGTTAAAGACCTTGTTATTATCCACTCACTTCAAACATTGGCTGTTCCTCTTTGTCGCAGCGATTTCCATGTTTTTCGCATGGGCTAAATTCTGTCCAG ATTCATGGTGGCAAGGCATTACAAGGAGAACGTAA
- the LOC123166847 gene encoding uncharacterized protein: protein MSLIASNSSKRRRRLPTVHHASSGVSPGAGTAAPSPWASMNEDLLRLIAWRVLAGDLLGYVRFRAVCRHWRSSTDSPRGRGIIDPRFHPRRWMMFPEGHGLHPSHTKLHGYIHFLNLDTGKFVRANLPAFKDHCILDSVDDLLVMHRDEDTAVRLLHPFTGDVVDLPRLVTLVPHIDLGLPGAFLPAQRCYYLRGVCASLSVSAAGVVTVLLALHRMGRVAFATSRDQQWRMSTWALGYNTPLSFQGKLYMARMSFDPKKNSDIFQVDHHHNRAIC, encoded by the coding sequence ATGTCCTTAATTGCCAGCAACAGCAGCAAACGTCGCCGGCGCCTTCCCACTGTACATCACGCATCCAGCGGCGTCTCCCCTGGCGCCGGCACGGcggcgccctccccctgggcgtccATGAACGAAGACTTGCTTCGCCTGATCGCCTGGCGGGTGCTGGCCGGCGACCTGCTGGGCTACGTCCGCTTCCGCGCGGTCTGCCGCCACTGGCGGTCCAGCACCGACAGCCCACGCGGCCGCGGCATCATTGACCCACGCTTCCACCCGCGCCGCTGGATGATGTTCCCGGAGGGCCACGGCCTGCACCCATCTCACACCAAGCTCCACGGATACATCCACTTCCTCAACCTCGACACGGGAAAGTTCGTCCGCGCCAACCTCCCGGCCTtcaaggaccactgcatcctcgaCTCGGTGGACGACCTGCTGGTCATGCACAGGGACGAGGACACGGCCGTCCGCCTCCTCCACCCTTTCACCGGCGACGTCGTGGACCTCCCGCGGCTCGTGACCCTTGTGCCGCACATTGACCTAGGCCTGCCTGGGGCCTTTCTCCCGGCGCAGAGGTGCTACTACCTCAGAGGAGTGTGCGCTTCCCTCAGCGTCAGCGCCGCCGGAGTTGTCACCGTCTTGCTTGCGCTGCATCGGATGGGCCGCGTCGCCTTCGCCACCTCCCGGGACCAGCAATGGCGCATGTCAACATGGGCACTTGGTTACAACACACCCTTGTCGTTTCAAGGCAAACTATATATGGCGCGAATGAGCTTCGATCCCAAAAAGAACTCGGATATATTCCAAGTTGATCACCACCACAACAGGGCCATCTGTTAG
- the LOC123166081 gene encoding protein transport protein SEC16B homolog, which translates to MGSDSDDADFFDKLVDDDDDDAKAPPAAAASAHGPAAADEAAAAADLAALTLSDGDDEDGAGGTGGAPESMAPQDAAEAPTDAADPPPPPPQTEAEVPASPRGAEVLTGAPDAGVLPAAPDDEVPAGLPEVKAVAAADPEGRSPGSGSGSGSSKGVRTTVKQVQWSLFGADISSSAEPDPFSDLLADGAGDALLGAQVSGFGASSVGAVDHSFYNGAGSSNASSQLGWGTGSGEFLADGGVGEDAFFGVQGSALGTAGSVGAADHSFFNGVDSNANSQSYMGAGVVKSADHQNTSAQSDWTAGAVDPSDPYPGWKWDVATGQWYQVDAIGAQGFADNGGAVAAFGSENVQQQQQQQHLGVSYLQNSSQAGLETITEEGSAAAASWGQDQSSAAAAEYPPNMLFYAEYPEHYYDTNTQQWFTLESYQQSVLQAATPPSAVDAFAGAGHSVAHTGNTQASSFNQQNQWQHGSVANSMQPYTENQISQPAYTEPLKPSTNYGAAINTFVPNINTFVPSTSQYSGSGEGHQVSNKVFQPTSYQSAAHKGFEPYKNNQSAINTFLPSTSQYNSSGEGYQVSNKGFQPTSYQTAAHKGFEPHKNNQNAINTFLPSTSQYSGGGEAHQVSNKGFEPTSHQSAHKGFEPYKINQSTSASHDSGSRGFEPSQGHQGFKPFTNNQRSTGFVPSTSHQIAHKEFEPPKDNQAHHVAHQSSSGHGYDYPNGFVEPQKGVPVTSMYQMQTQTDPATHMHLPNNYVSNENSMSFPQQLAPSQQLGYSHHEERSSAGRPPHSLVAFGFGGKLVVMKETSSMTTNFDSGNQSNSRGTLSILNISEVVADKIDQQGIPNGSALSYFYALCRRPIPGPLAGGSAAAKDLNKWLDDIIGGYESSVSDFQGGDVQKLLISLLKISYQHYGKLRSPFGPDPSREGMDGPDTAVTALFSSCSSNSARMRDHCMKNIPSENQIQATAQEVQNLLVSGKRKDALQYAQEGQLWGPALILALQLGDQFYADTVKKMAYCHFKSGSPLRTLCLLIAGQPADVFKPENPVDANYATLHAQQQPAEGTPVGMLNDWQQNLAIITANRTKADELVITHLGDCLWKERNEVAAAHSCYLVAELNIDPYSESARMCLLGADHLRCPRTFTSPEAIQRTELYEYAKALGNSQYILLPFQPYKLIYAYMLAEVGKVSDSLKYCQASLKLLKSSGRAPELEAWKQLFSSLEERIRTHQQGGYGTNLAPAKLVGKIFSTFDKSLSRMMGTQPAPMPPLSQGSSGDRDFYPVPQVTNPAPPVTNFVNSQSPMPMSSSTSEQFMSEIAENSDPDKKGAHSRSVSAPDLKKKQGGGSDNAQSTSGSGSSRFGWLLQKTVGLVSKSSNQAKLGEENSFYYDENLKRWVERGAAIPAAVEPPLAPPPTKASFQNGVPDHNTSTGPPSGGGYTPNGFSEAKPPNPSEPVSGMPPMPPSQNQFSARGRAGVRSRYVDTFNKGGGGNSFGGPSYNRPAMPSVNKLPAASFFVPTPAADASMQPTETAADAHSESASQDGPSSSPAVESSFYASPPPPMQMQTGMQRHPSMDNIMTPSGSGNGSFSKSRAASWSGTYSEQMSSTAASRSPDGQTMQSPPMMPGVRPSHSRSHSNSSLNRFNSGGGFGEDLQEVEL; encoded by the exons ATGGGGTCCGACTCCGACGACGCCGACTTCTTCGACAAGCtcgtcgacgacgacgacgacgacgccaaagcgccccccgccgccgctgcctccgcccATGGCCCCGCTGCCGCcgacgaggccgccgccgccgcggacctCGCGGCCCTCACCCTGTCcgacggcgacgacgaggacgGTGCCGGCGGCACGGGAGGGGCGCCGGAGTCCATGGCCCCTCAGGACGCGGCTGAAGCCCCGACAGACGCCGCGGATCCTCCACCTCCCCCTCCTCAGACAGAGGCTGAAGTCCCGGCGTCGCCCCGTGGCGCTGAGGTCCTGACCGGGGCCCCTGATGCCGGGGTTCTGCCCGCGGCCCCTGATGACGAGGTTCCGGCTGGGCTACCCGAGGTGAAGGCGGTGGCCGCCGCTGACCCCGAGGGCAGGTCGCCAGGGTCGGGGTCCGGGTCAGGCTCCTCCAAGGGCGTCCGTACCACGGTCAAGCAGGTGCAGTGGAGCCTCTTCGGCGCCGACATCAGCAGCAGCGCTGAGCCGGATCCGTTCAGCGACCTCCTGGCGGACGGCGCCGGCGACGCATTACTCGGAGCGCAGGTTTCAGGTTTCGGTGCCAGCAGTGTCGGAGCCGTGGATCACAGCTTCTACAATGGAGCGGGCAGCAGCAATGCCAGTTCCCAGCTGGGCTGGGGGACTGGTTCCGGGGAATTCCTGGCGgatggcggtgttggtgaagacgCCTTTTTCGGAGTGCAGGGTTCAGCTCTAGGGACTGCTGGTAGCGTTGGGGCGGCGGATCATAGTTTCTTCAATGGAGTGGACAGCAATGCCAATTCACAGTCGTATATGGGTGCTGGTGTCGTGAAGTCTGCGGATCATCAGAACACCAGTGCGCAGTCTGACTGGACCGCCGGGGCTGTGGACCCCTCGGATCCCTACCCTGGCTGGAAGTGGGACGTGGCAACAGGGCAGTGGTATCAAGTGGATGCTATCGGTGCTCAAGGCTTTGCTGATAATGGCGGTGCTGTAGCGGCCTTCGGGAGCGAAAatgttcagcagcagcagcagcagcagcacctcgGTGTTTCGTACCTGCAGAACTCTTCACAGGCAGGGTTGGAGACCATCACGGAGGAGGGCAGCGCCGCTGCCGCCAGCTGGGGCCAGGATCAGAGCAGCGCAGCCGCAGCGGAGTACCCACCAAACATGCTCTTCTATGCTGAGTACCCTGAACATTACTATGACACCAACACTCAGCAGTGGTTCACGCTCGAGTCATATCAGCAAAGTGTCTTGCAAGCTGCAACTCCGCCATCAGCAGTAGATGCATTTGCTGGGGCAGGTCACAGTGTAGCTCATACTGGGAATACTCAGGCAAGTAGTTTTAATCAGCAGAACCAATGGCAGCATGGTTCGGTAGCCAACAGCATGCAGCCTTATACCGAGAATCAGATTAGTCAGCCGGCGTATACTGAGCCTTTGAAGCCCTCTACAAATTATGGAGCTGCTATCAACACATTCGTGCCTAATATCAACACATTCGTGCCTTCTACAAGTCAATACAGTGGTAGTGGCGAGGGCCACCAGGTTAGTAACAAGGTTTTCCAACCTACCAGTTATCAGAGTGCTGCTCACAAGGGTTTTGAACCGTATAAAAACAATCAAAGTGCTATCAACACATTTTTGCCTTCCACAAGTCAATACAATAGTAGTGGTGAGGGCTACCAGGTTAGTAACAAGGGTTTCCAACCTACCAGTTACCAGACTGCTGCTCATAAGGGTTTTGAACCACATAAAAACAATCAAAATGCTATCAACACATTTTTGCCTTCTACAAGCCAATACAGTGGTGGTGGTGAGGCCCACCAGGTTAGTAACAAGGGTTTCGAACCTACTAGCCATCAGAGTGCTCACAAGGGTTTTGAACCGTATAAGATCAATCAAAGTACTTCTGCTAGCcatgacagtgggtccaggggatTTGAGCCTTCACAAGGTCACCAGGGGTTTAAACCTTTCACAAATAACCAGAGAAGCACAGGATTTGTACCTTCTACAAGTCACCAGATTGCCCACAAGGAATTTGAACCTCCGAAAGATAATCAAGCTCACCATGTAGCACACCAATCTTCATCAGGCCATGGTTATGACTATCCGAATGGCTTTGTTGAGCCACAAAAAGGTGTTCCTGTAACAAGCATGTACCAGATGCAAACACAGACTGATCCTGCCACACACATGCATTTACCAAATAACTATGTGAGCAATGAGAACTCCATGAGCTTTCCTCAGCAGCTAGCTCCATCTCAACAACTCGGCTACTCCCACCACGAGGAGAGGTCGTCAGCTGGACGCCCACCACATTCGCTGGTTGCGTTTGGATTTGGTGGGAAGCTTGTAGTTATGAAAGAGACCAGCTCGATGACTACAAACTTTGACAGTGGAAATCAG AGCAATTCTCGAGGCACACTGTCAATTCTTAATATATCGGAGGTTGTTGCTGATAAAATTGATCAACAAGGCATCCCTAATGGCAGTGCACTTAGCTACTTCTATGCTTTGTGTCGTCGACCTATTCCTGGCCCCCTTGCCGGAGGAAGTGCTGCAGCAAAGGACCTGAATAAATGGCTTGATGATATTATCGGAGGCTACGAGTCTTCTGTCAGCGATTTCCAAGGAGGGGATGTTCAGAAGCTGCTTATATCGTTGCTGAAAATATCATATCAACACTATGGAAAACTCCGTTCACCCTTTGGGCCCGATCCATCGCGTGAG GGTATGGATGGCCCAGACACTGCAGTAACAGCGCTTTTTTCATCATGTAGTAGTAATAGTGCCCGTATGAGAGACCATTGCATGAAAAATATCCCCTCAGAAAACCAGATACAG GCTACTGCTCAAGAAGTTCAAAATCTTTTAGTTTCTGGTAAAAGGAAAGATGCGCTTCAGTATGCGCAGGAAGGTCAGCTTTGGGGACCTGCACTGATCCTTGCTTTACAACTTGGTGATCAG TTTTATGCGGATACTGTGAAGAAAATGGCTTACTGTCATTTCAAATCTGGATCACCTTTGAGGACATTGTGCCTTCTTATCGCTGGACAACCAGCAGATGTTTTTAAGCCTGAGAACCCTGTCGATGCCAATTATGCCACTTTACATGCGCAGCAACAGCCTGCAGAG GGTACTCCTGTGGGCATGCTGAATGACTGGCAACAAAATTTGGCAATTATAACTGCAAACAGGACAAAAGCAGATGAGCTTGTAATCACTCACCTCGGGGATTGCCTTTGGAAAGAGAGAAATGAG GTTGCAGCTGCTCATTCATGCTATTTAGTTGCTGAGCTAAATATCGATCCATACTCTGAAAGTGCAAGAATGTGTTTACTCGGAGCAGACCATCTGAGATGTCCTCGCACATTTACCAGCCCTGAAGCTATACAG AGAACAGAGTTGTATGAATATGCGAAAGCCCTTGGAAATTCTCAGTATATCCTCCTGCCATTTCAACCATATAAGCTGATATATGCATACATGCTTGCGGAGGTTGGGAAGGTCTCTGATTCACTAAA GTACTGTCAAGCATCTTTGAAGCTCCTGAAATCCTCCGGCCGTGCGCCTGAACTAGAAGCATGGAAGCAATTGTTTTCATCTCTGGAGGAGCGGATACGCACCCACCAGCAG GGTGGTTATGGCACAAATCTTGCTCCTGCAAAGCTTGTTGGAAAGATTTTCTCAACATTTGATAAATCTTTGTCCCGCATGATGGGTACACAACCCGCACCAATGCCGCCATTGTCACAGGGCTCTTCTGGTGACAGAGATTTCTATCCTGTTCCTCAAGTTACAAATCCTGCTCCTCCGGTTACAAACTTTGTAAATAGTCAGTCACCGATGCCTATGTCATCTTCTACTTCGGAGCAGTTTATGAGTGAAATAGCAGAAAATAGCGACCCTGACAAGAAAGGCGCACATAGCAGAAGTGTCTCTGCACCAGACTTAAAGAAAAAACAG GGTGGTGGATCAGATAATGCACAAAGCACATCAGGTTCAGGCAGTTCGCGATTCGGATGGTTGCTGCAGAAAACAGTGGGACTTGTTTCGAAATCTTCCAACCAG GCCAAGTTGGGGGAAGAGAACAGTTTCTACTATGATGAGAACCTGAAGCGGTGGGTGGAGCGAGGTGCTGCGATCCCTGCTGCCGTGGAGCCTCCTCTTGCCCCACCTCCTACAAAAGCCTCGTTCCAGAACGGCGTTCCAGATCACAACACCTCGACTGGGCCCCCCAGCGGCGGAGGTTATACTCCTAATGGATTTTCAGAAGCGAAACCTCCAAATCCTTCGGAGCCGGTTTCAGGGATGCCGCCGATGCCACCTAGCCAGAATCAGTTCTCAGCACGTGGGAGGGCGGGTGTGAGATCAAG ATACGTCGACACATTCAACAAGGGTGGTGGCGGAAACTCCTTCGGAGGGCCATCATACAACAGACCAGCCATGCCATCGGTGAACAAGCTGCCCGCCGCCAGTTTCTTCGTCCCAACTCCAGCCGCAGATGCTTCAATGCAGCCGACCGAGACAGCAGCCGACGCGCACAGCGAATCCGCAAGCCAGGACGGGCCATCGTCCTCGCCGGCAGTTGAGTCCTCGTTCTACGCCTCCCCGCCACCCCCAATGCAAATGCAAACGGGCATGCAGCGGCACCCGAGCATGGACAACATCATGACCCCCTCTGGCAGCGGCAACGGCTCCTTCTCGAAGTCACGGGCAGCATCATGGAGCGGGACATACTCGGAGCAGATGAGCAGCACCGCCGCCTCGAGATCGCCGGACGGGCAGACCATGCAGTCCCCGCCAATGATGCCCGGTGTGAGACCTTCCCACAGCCGCTCCCACAGCAACTCGTCCCTTAATCGGTTCAACAGCGGTGGTGGGTTCGGGGAGGATCTCCAGGAGGTGGAGCTCTGA